From Actinopolyspora lacussalsi, a single genomic window includes:
- a CDS encoding polysaccharide pyruvyl transferase WcaK-like protein (product_source=COG2327; cog=COG2327; pfam=PF04230; superfamily=69349) has protein sequence MTAPSPERETVYLVGTTGHPNYGDEHIAACWLRHLAHQAPDSEVWLDCPNPGPSEVLLGRLHPNVRFTDTLWRLCWHADSREPWEVASFVRQAIHDPGRAPRWVAGVVAAIRTDVVHVIGGGYINGIWPHHIGLLAAAVAIGERSGARLAMTGQGLTPLPGEARQLLSALARRFDVVDVRDTPSLDALANVPEVTATGDDLFFGITPHMYRQDDCPEVMVCVQSDLLSMSRAALAGFVLETLRRWKTPSERIGFVEGMPLVDREIYTLLRHELPDARFYPFSDIMNSGLPATAEQRWLSTRFHTHLVAAATGAAGTAVAIDADYYTSKHGSLIASGSGWSLNTDLSTSVATEPTGGFDLGTLDSLRSAKAELAAKIYFQ, from the coding sequence TTGACCGCCCCTTCACCGGAACGGGAAACCGTGTATCTGGTCGGCACCACCGGCCACCCCAACTACGGCGACGAGCACATCGCCGCCTGCTGGCTACGCCACCTGGCACACCAGGCACCCGACTCGGAGGTCTGGCTGGACTGCCCCAATCCCGGGCCGAGTGAGGTGTTGCTGGGAAGGCTGCATCCGAACGTGCGGTTCACCGACACCCTGTGGCGACTCTGCTGGCACGCGGACTCGCGGGAACCGTGGGAGGTGGCCTCGTTCGTGCGCCAGGCGATCCACGACCCCGGGAGAGCACCCCGCTGGGTCGCGGGCGTGGTCGCGGCCATTCGGACGGACGTGGTGCACGTCATCGGTGGTGGCTACATCAACGGGATCTGGCCGCACCACATCGGGTTGCTCGCGGCGGCCGTGGCGATCGGCGAACGCTCCGGTGCGCGGCTGGCGATGACCGGGCAGGGCCTGACGCCGCTACCCGGCGAGGCGAGGCAGCTGTTGAGTGCGTTGGCGAGGCGGTTCGACGTGGTGGACGTGCGGGACACGCCCTCGCTGGACGCGCTGGCCAACGTGCCGGAAGTCACCGCCACCGGCGACGACCTGTTCTTCGGGATCACGCCCCACATGTACCGGCAGGACGACTGCCCCGAGGTCATGGTCTGCGTGCAGTCCGACCTGCTGAGCATGAGCCGGGCCGCGCTGGCCGGTTTCGTGCTCGAAACCCTGCGGCGCTGGAAAACCCCCTCCGAACGCATCGGGTTCGTGGAGGGGATGCCGCTGGTGGATCGCGAGATCTACACACTGCTGCGACACGAGCTGCCCGACGCCCGCTTCTACCCGTTCTCCGACATCATGAATTCGGGACTGCCCGCCACCGCCGAACAGCGGTGGCTGTCCACCCGGTTCCACACGCACCTGGTCGCGGCGGCGACGGGAGCGGCCGGAACCGCGGTGGCGATCGATGCCGACTACTACACCAGCAAACACGGTTCACTGATCGCCAGCGGCTCCGGTTGGTCGCTGAACACGGATCTGAGTACCTCGGTGGCCACGGAACCGACCGGTGGATTCGACCTCGGCACGCTGGATTCGCTTCGCTCGGCCAAGGCAGAGCTGGCCGCCAAGATCTACTTCCAGTAG